The sequence CCGGCGTCTGCCAGCGCGCGCAGGCTCTGGATGAGCAGTGCGCGCGCCTCGGCGGCCGACTGGTAGTTCTCGGCGAGCCGGCTCGGCGCCACCACGAGGAAGGGGATGCCGAGCGCCCGCATCCTCGCGAGCGCCGCCAGCAGACTGTCGAGGGTTGCCTTTCGCCGCCAGGACACGGCGTCCGAGAGACTGCCGGTCAGATAGGGCCGCAGAGCGTGCATCGCGTTGACGCAGCTCGGCCTCATTCCCGCGCGCTCGGCGGCCGCTCGCCACCGCTCCTCCGCGACGAGGCAATCCGGCGTCAGCTCGAGGGCGCGGTAGCCGGCCGCGCTTAAGTCGGCGAGGGGCCATCCCGCGGTGCCGCCGGTGAGGTAGGCGCAGTTGATCGCGGGCGACACGACGGGTGACATGGGGGGCTCCCCTCCCGACCCGGTGGCGCTGAGCGACCGCCGGGGCAACGCGAGGGCCGCGACGGCGGCGCCGGCCGCCGCCACAACCTCCCTGCGCGTCATCGAGACCGGCATCGCAATGCCCTCTGCCGCGCCGGGCGCATCATGGCCTGCCGAACGCCGTCACGGCGTCCACGATGGCCGGGTAGCTCGTGCGCCATGCGCCGGCGGGCACGTTCTCCGACACCTGGATCTGGAGTCGACCTGTGTGACCGGCCTCCGCGAGGATCCGCTCGGCCGACGCGCGCGCCACGTTGGCCGGCTGCAGGTGCACGGACGACGGGAAGTTGACCCCGAGCCTCATGCGCGGCCACATGTCGGCCGCCGCGCCGACGGCCGTGTCGTTGTCCGGCGGGGGCGACAGCGAGTCCAGGCCGTCCACGCGCGACTCGCCGATCGAGCTCCAGAGCGGCTTCAGGTCGCCGTCCATGTGCACGTAGATCGGCGTGCCACGGTCGGCGAGCATATCCGCGAGCTCGGCGTAGAGCGGCATGGCGTGCTCGCGGAAGTAGCGCGGGCCGATCGCCGGCGCGGTGATGTTGTCGGGGAAGACGACGTAGGGCAGAGGGGCCCGGCGCACAATATCGAACACCCTCCGCGCGATCCCGGCCATCAGGTCCACGCACTCGTGGACCCGCTCCGGGCAGTCGACCAGGTGTGCCGCCAGGTCCTCCAGCGACACCCACTGCACCCAGAGCTGCTGATAGGGCGTGCGGTCGATGGCGACATGGGCCACGCCGTCGTCGCCCATGTCGCGTTCGTCGCGCAGGAACCGCTCCGTGTCGTCCACAACCACGGCGTCCCGGAGGAGGGCGGCAAGCACCGTGTAGTCGCGGGGCTCGCGCACGTAGTGACGGGCGATCGACGACGAGCCGTAGGCCGGCTCGTAGTAGCGCTCCTCGACCAGGCAGCCTGCGGGCGTCACAAGCGTCGTGCGCGTGCCGGGGAGGCCGCCCCGGGCGGTCGGCTCCGCCTCGAATCGGCAGCGCGGGTACTCACATCGGTGCACGCCGGACCAGCGCAGCACGCCCATGTTGGCCCGGCCTACCAGGTCCCACACCGCCTGATTCGGCGCGGCGATGCCGTCGTACTGGGCGAAGGGCACGCGGTCGTGCTCCCGGCCGGTCACCACCGCGAGGATCCGCTCGCGCATCGTCATCGCCACGCCATGCTCCTCCCGCAGCCCGCCGCGCGGCCCGCGCTCCGCTACTCGACCGCCGTCGTCCGCACCGGGCGGCCGCCACCGGCCGCCGACTCCGCCGCGGCGAGCGCGGCGGCCAGCGTGCGCGCCGCGTCCTCGTAGGAGGAGCGTATGAGCGACTGATCGCCGCGCTCCACGGCCAACAGGAACCCCTCGATCTCCGCCTGGTACGGATCGTCCTCGGCGTGGAAGTGGACCGTCTCCTCGCTCATCCTCCCGCGGACGCTGCTCGTGGCCATGTCCCAGGTCAGCGTGAAGTCGTCCCCGATGCAGGCTACCTCCCACACCCACCCGCGATGCGACCAGTTGTGTAGGTGGGTCCCGAGCGCGCCGCCCGAGAAGCGCAGGTTCACGCTGATCGTGTCGTCGACGGTGGCGCGCTCGCCGCGCGGCATCAGCCGGTTGGCGGCGAACGCCTGGGCCTCGACCACGTCATCGCGCAACACGTAGCGCGCCACGTCCAGCAGATGCACCCCCTGCTCCACGATCGGCCCGCCCGAGCGCTCGCAGGTCAGAAGCCACTCGGGGATCCCCTCCCAGAAGGCGACGGGCCAGGCGCCGCGAACGGTGCAAGAGAGCACGACGCGCCCATCAAGCAACTCGCGCATGTGCTCCGTCACGCGCGCCCAACGATACATAAAGCCGACCGAGTTGACAACGCCGGCCCCGCGGATCGCCTCCAGGCACGCCGCGGCGTCCTGCATGGTAAGAGCCGGCGGCTTCTCGCAGAAGAGCGCGGCGCCGCGCGCGCAGATGGCGCGAATCGGCTCGACGCGCACGAAGTGGGGCGTGCAGAGCAGAACGGCGTCCAGCGCCTCGCGCTCCAGCATCTCGCGGTAGTCCGCGTACGCCCGGGCGCCGTGCTCGTGCGCCGCGACCCGCGCGCGATCCTCGCGCACATCGGCCACGGCCGCCACGCGCGCCCGTCCCGACGCGGCGACCCGCTTCGCGTGGGCCACGCCCGGTCCGCCGAGCCCGACGATCCCGACGTTCACGTCGCCTCCTCTTCCGGCGCGCCGGCGGCATCCAGGCGCACCTCGGCCCGGTAGCCGAAGCCCACGCGGTTGTCCAGCCAGCGCACCCGGCGCGGCCGGAGCACGTAGAGCGTGCCCGCCGCGACGGCGGCCTCGAGCTCGGCGGGCAACTGGAATCGCGACCGGTAGAGCCGCAGGATGCGCCGTCGCTCCGCGCCCCGAACGGGAGCGGTATCGCCCTCGACCTGAACGCCCCGGATCGCGCTCCACTGCCACACCGCCGGGTAGACGGCGGCGGCCGCGCGGCCACGGGCCCGGAGCGCCGCGCTGTGCCGTGATGCGGGCGAGGAGAGCCAGTAGAGCGCCAGCCCCTCGCTCACGTAGTACACCGGGGCCACCCCGGGCAGCCCCTCCTCACTCACGGTGGCCAGCGCCATCGTCGACTGCGACTCCAGGAAGGCCCGCACCGCGGCCAGCGTCTCGTCCATCGACTCCCCCCGGCCGCGCACGGCGCGCGCCGAGGGACCTTACGCGGCGCGGGCCGCCGTTTCCTGCGCGCGAGCGGCCCCGGCCGTTATTAGCGGGCGGGGCCGGAACAGAGACGCCGGGAGCGGCGCGTGGCCGCGGCCAACTTCACCCTGCGCGACGCTCATCAGCCAGCCGCGGCGGCCCGAGCGACGTGGTATCATTAGATCCACCAGGGCCGGGAGGGCGATCGCGCCCGGCGGGAGGGTGACATGGAACCGGAGCGGCTGCGCGTCGTGTTGCTGACGGCGGCCCCCTTCGTGCTCATGCTGGCCAGCCTGGGCGCGTGCCGCGGCCAGGGAGACGGCGAGACGCCACCCGCCCCGCCGCGGACCCTCGCGGCCGCTGAGCCTCGGTTCGTCTCCGCGGTCAACGACTTCGGCCTGCGCCTCTATCGTCGCCTTGCGAGCGGCGGCTCCCAGGGCAACCTCTTCCTCTCGCCCGTCAGCGTCCATCTTGCGCTCGACATGGTCTTCAACGGCGCGCAGCGATCCACGCGCGAGGCGATGGCGAAGACGCTTGCACTGCAGGGCCTGACGCCGGAGGAGACGTCGAAGGCCGCGTCCGCCTTGATGGAGGCGCTGCGGCAGCCCGCGGATGCCGTTCAGATCGAGGCGGCCAACGCGCTCTGGGCGCGCGAGGGCCTCGTGCTCGCCCCCGAGTTTCGACGCCGCACCCAGAGGGAGTTCGACGCCGCCGTGCACCGGGCCGACTTCGCGTCGCCCGGCACCGCGGACGAGGTGAACGCCTGGGTCCGCGACCGCACACACGGCAAGATCGAGCGGATCGTCGACGCGGCGACCGTGCGCGACGCCATCCTGCTGCTCGTGAACGCGCTGTACTTCAAGGGGCGCTGGTCCGTGCCGTTCTCGCCCGGCCTCACCCAGGAGAGCCACTTCCACACGGAGGCGGACGGCGCGCGCCGCGTGCCATTCATGCGGCGCACCGCCGAGATGCCCTACGACGAGAACGCGCTCTTTCAGGCCGTTGCGCTGCCCTACGGCGACGGGCGGGTGCGCATGGTGGTGATCCTGCCGAAGCCGGGCCGCTCGCTCGCCGACGTGAACGCGCAACTTACGGCGGAGCGCTGGAGGTTGTGGACCGGCGCCCTCGCGAAGCGCAAGGGCACGCTCGCGCTCCCGCGCTTCAAGACGGAGTACGGAACGTCCTTGCGCCCCGCGCTCGCCGCGATGGGGATGGAGGTCGCGTTCGGCGGCCAGGCCGACTTCGGCGGCATGCTCGCCCAGGGCGCGCACCAGCAGCTCACCGGCCGCGTAAGGCTATCCGACGTAATACACAAGACCGCGCTCGAGGTGAACGAGGAGGGAACCGAGGCCGCGGCCGCCACGGGTGCCGTCATGGGGATCACCTCCGTGCGGCCCGTGCAACCCTTCCAGATGACCGTCGACCGCCCGTTCCTGCTCGCCATCGAGCATCAGTCCAGCGGCGCCCTTCTGTTCCTGGGCGCCATCCGCGATCCCCGGTAGACCGCGAAGCCTTGCGCCCGCTGGCGCGCTCCCGCCGTCACCGGCCGGAGCCGCCGCCACCCCACTCCACGGGAGGACAATCGACCACCATGCCCGACGAGACCGTGCGCTCGCGCTTCCAGAAGGTGATGCGCGGCGAGATGCCCCGAGACCGCCTGCCCATCATCGAATGGGCGACGTGGTGGAACCAGACCATCGACCGCTGGCGCGGCGAGGGCCTGCCTGCCGACCTGGACTGGACGGCCATCAAGCGCTACTTCGACCTGGACGTGGACGTGCAGCTGTGGTTCCCGCAGTTTCGGCCGGGCCCCGCTCCCGGCGCGCCCACCGCGCACGGCCAGGGCTGGGTCGCCGACGAGGCCGGCTATGAGGCCCTGCTGCCCTGGCTCTACCCGGACCCGATCCCCTATGACCGTGACCACTGGCGGCGCGTCGCCGAGCGACAGGCGGCCGGCGAGGTGATCGCCTGGATCACGCTGAGCGGCTTCTTCTGGTGGCCGCGTGTCCTCCTGGGCATCGAGCAGCACCTCTACGCGTTCTACGACCAGGCCGACCTGATGCGCCGCATGATCGACGACCAGACCGACTACATGCTCCGCTGCCTCGACGACTTCTGCGCCATCTGCACCCCGGACTTCATGACCTTCGGCGAAGACCTCTCCTACAACCACGGGCCGATGCTCTCGCGTGGCCAGTTCGACACCTTCCTAGCGCCCGGCTACCGCCGCGTGGTGCCGGAGCTGAAGCGACGCGGCATCCACGTGCTCGTCGACAGCGACGGCGACGTCGAGCCGCTGATCCCCTGGTTCGAGGAGGAGGGCATCGAGGGCATCCTGCCCCTGGAGCGCATGGCCGGCGTCGACGTCAACCGGGTGCGAGCGCGCCACCCGCGCTGGAAGATGATCGGCGCCTACGACAAGACGGTGATGCACCTCGGCGAGGCCGCGATGCGCGCCGAGTTCGAGCGGCTCCTCCCCGTGATGCGCAGTGGACACTACATCCCGTCGGTGGACCATCAGACGCCGCCCGGCGTCTCGCTGGAGGACTACCGGCTGTACCTGCGGCTCCTGCGCGAGTATGCGGCCCTTGCGGTGCGGGACCGATGAGGCCGAACGTGGCTGCCCACGACGCAGCGGACGCGCTCCGCGCCGAGGGGCTGGCCCTGGATGGCCAGGCCAGCCTCGGCGCCGACGGCAACGGGATCGGGCTCGGCATCGACGCGGGCGGCACCTACACCGACGCGGTGGTGTACGATCCGGGCGCCCGAGCCGTGCTCGCCAAGGCGAAATCGCTCACCACCTACCACGACCTGGTGGAGGGCATTCGCGGCGCGCTCGCCCAGCTCCCGCCTGAGCTGCTGGGGCGCGTGGGGGTCACGTCGCTCTCCACGACCCTCGCCACCAACTCGATCGTGGAGGGGCGCGGCCACCGGGTCGGCCTCATCGTGCTCTCGCCCTGGGACTGGTTCGCGGAGAGCATCGACCACCAGCCGTCGATTCGGGTGCCGGGCTGCGTGGACGTGACCGGCGAGGTCCTCGAGCCGCTCGACGAGGAGACCTGCCGCGCCGCCATCCGGCGACTGCTGGACGTGGAGCGATGCGCCGCCATCGTCGTGGCCGGCTACGCCACGACGCGCAATCCGGCGCAGGCCAACCGCGTACGCGAGCTCGTGCTCGAGGCCGCCGAGGTCCCTGTCATGTGCGCGCACGAGGTGAGCCGCCGCCTGGACGCGGTGCAGGGGGCGCGCACTGCCGTCGCCAACGCGCGGCTCCTGCCCGTCATCCAGCACCTGATCGACTCCGTTCATTCCGCGCTCGCCGAGCGCGCCGTGCAGGGCCGGCTGATGGTCGTGAAGGGCGATGGCACGCCGGTGGACGAGAGCGTGGCGCGCTCGCGGCCGGTCGAGACCATCCTCTCGGGCCCCGCCGCCAGCGCCAGCGGCGCGCGCATCCTCACCGGGCTCGATGACGCGCTCGTGATCGACATCGGCGGCACGACCACCGATTGCGCCATCCTGCGCGACGGGCGCGTGGCCGTCGCGCGCGACGGCGCGCGCGTGGGGCCCTCGGTGATGAGCGTGGACGTGGTGGAGATCTGCACCGTTGGCCTGGGCGGCGACAGCCGGATCGGCTTCACGCGTGAGCGCGAGATCACGCTGGGGCCCCAGCGCAACATCCCGCTCAGCTACCTGGCCGCCCGACACCCCGCCGTGGCCGAGTTCCTGCAAACCTTCGACATCCGCCGCTGCAAGGGCTCGCTGGACGCTACCGCACTCGACGTGCTCGTGCGCGGCGGCCAGAGCCGGCTGCGCTGGACGGAGCCCGAGCAGCGCCTGCTGGACGCGCTCGCCGACGGGCCGCTGCCGGCCGTGCGCGCGGCGGAGATCCTCGGCGTCCCGTCGCACGTCCTGCTCCCGCTCAGCCGGCTGGAGTCGAGCGGGGTCATCAAGCGAGGCGCCCTCACGCCCACGGATCTGCTCCACGTGGACGGGCGCTTCGTCCGGTGGGACCGCGAGGCCGCCTCCCGCGCGCTCGCGCTCTTCTCGGCGATGTTCGGGCGGCCGTCGAGCGAGGTGCTGCGCGCCGCGCTGCGGGTGGTGACGCGCCGCATCTTCCAGGAGATCGTCCGTCGCGAGGTGTCGGCCGAGGACGCGCGGCTGCACGACCTACCCCCGCAGTGGTCGTACCTGCTCGACCGCGCGTTCGACGGCAATGGCGACTGCGCCGGGCTCGGCGTGAGGCTGTCGCTTCGCCGGCCGATCGTCGCGCTCGGGGCGCCGGCGCAGGCCCTGGTGCCGCCGGTCCGCGAGCACCTGGACGCGGAGATCGTGGTGCCGGAGGATGCCGACGTCGCGAACGCGGTGGGCGCGATCGCCACCGAGGTCGTCGTCCGCGAGGAGGTCACGATCGCGCCGGGCGTCAGCTCGGCCTACGTGCTCTACGCCACCGACGAGCGCGTCGAGTTCGCGGACCTGGCGCGCGCGACGGAGCGCGCTACCGAGCTCGCGCGCGAACGAGCGCGGCAGCGCGCGCTGGAGGCCGGCGCCGCCGCGCCGAAGGTCACCGTGACGCGCGGCGACTCCTCGGGCCTCGCCTCCGACGGCGGGCAGGTGTTCCTGGAGCGCCGGGTGACGGCAGTGGCTCTCGGCGCCGCCCTCGCGCATGTGCCGCCCGGCCTCGCGCATGTGCCGCCCGGCCTCGCGCGATAGCGGCGCGCGGCCTCAGAGCAGCGGGTCACCCGTGGCGACCTCGTAGGCGGCCAGCACGTTCTCCACGGGGGTGTTGGGCTGGATGCAGTGCGCCGGAGCGAAGAAGTAGCCGCCCTCGCGCCCGATCACATCGACGCGATGGCGTGCCTCGGCGCGACACTCCTCCACGGTGCCCCAGGGCAGCGTCTGCTGCGTGCTGATCAGGCCGCAGAGCGTGAGACGGTCGCCCACCTCGCGCTTGATGGCCTCCGGGTCCTGGCCCACCGGCTCCGGCTGCATCGCGTCCAGGATGTCCAGCCCCATCTCCACGAAGCGCGGCTGAAGCCTGCGCGTGCTGCCGCAGGAGTGAAGCATGGCGCGGCAGCCGAAGGCGTGCGCCAGGTCGATGAAGCGTTGCAGGCGCGGGCGGAAGAAGCGCTCGAACGTGGCCGGCGAGATCATCGGCCCCATCTGGTTGCCCAGGTCCTCGCCGAGACACACGACGTCGATCAGGTCGCCGGCGGCCTCCAGTCCGCGCCGAATGCACTCGTGGTAGAAGTCGACACGGTGGTCGATGATCGCGGTGCCCACCGGGTCGTCGGTGGCGATATCGCAGAGCACCTGTTCCATGCCGCGCCCGCGGCTCACGCCGTTGATGATGTCGGGTATGCCCGCGCTGCCGAAACAGACCACGAAGTCGGCCACGGCATGGCACTGCTCGCGGAGGCCCGCGTAGTCGTAGTCGTCGGGTGACGGCCAGGGGTAGGCCTCGACGTCGTCCATCGTGTGCAGGCCCGCCAGAGGCAGCTCGTAGGCCTCCAGGTAGGCGCCGAACTCGTACTCCTGCAGACCGTAGCCGACGCCGAACTCGTCGTAGCAGGCGATGCGGCTGCCCGGCTCCGGCTGGCGCGCGGGCCGCGTGCCGGCCGCGCCCACATGGCGGAAGTCGACCTTCAGCACGCGGAGCAGGTCCTGCCCCGGGAAGCGCTCCTGCAGCTTCGCCTGAAACTCCGGCGTGGTGTAGAACTCGATCGGGGGTCGATCGGGTTGCCGGTGCTCCACCGCGGCGCGAAAGCGCTCCTTCGGCGTCATCCAATCCATATCGTGTGTCGCCCTCCTGCCGGTGATGCCATGGAGTTCGCCACGCGGTGGGGTTGGCTCCTTCCGTGAGAGCCGGCCGCCTCGGACGGCCGCCCGGCGCCGCTCAGAGCGCGCGCTGAGCGATCTCCTCGCCATCGCATGTCAGGAGCGTGGCCTCGCCGTCGAGCACCGTTTCCAGGTGTACCGGCCGGCGCCAGAGGAAGTGGATGTTGCGCAGGGTCCGCGCGGTGTAGTCCGTGTCGAGCGGCTTGCCGTCGAAGTGGTGCTTCAGGTAGAGCTCGCCCCGCCGCTCGTAGTTGCCATCCTCCACGGTCACCACGGGCGCGCCCAGGTTCGTCATCGAGTCGACGATGGTGTCGCGCACCCGGCGCCAGTCCGTGTCGCTCACCACCCAGGCCAGCTCACCGTCCACCTCTTCCATCCGGTAGGTGTAGAGGTCAAGATCGCGCACGAGGCGCGCCGTAAGGTACTTGCGCAGAAAGGAGGCATCGGACTCCTGATCCACCACCTCGAAGACCTTCGCCATGCCCTGGCCGGGCGGCCGCCGGATCTCCTCCTCGCGCCAGTCGCGCTCGGGCTCCTCGTCGTCTACCTCGCCGTCCCAGCGCCGCCGAACGTCGTGGAGCACCTGGTAGCCCACGTGGTAGGGATTGATCGACATGCGCGATCCCGGCGAGAGCACGGAGGCGTGCGTGCGCCGGAACTCCCAGTGCTCCTCCGCGGTTAGCGGCAACTCGTTGAGGATCCGTTCGTGCCAGAACGAGGCCCATCCCTCATTCATGGTCTTCGTACGGATCTGGGGAAGGAAGTAGAGCATCTCCTCGCGCACGATGTTGACGACGTCGCGCTGCCACTCCTCCAGATCGGGCGCGTGGTCGCGCAGGAAGCGAAGCAGGTCTTTCTCGGGCTCGGGCGGCAGCTTGCGCGGTGGCGGCGCCGGCGGCTCGGAGCGCTTCCCGGCCACGCGCCAGAGATCGTCGAACTCGGTTGCGGGCTCGTCCGGCGATGTGCGCTCGCGCTCGTACTCCTCCGGCGTCTTGCGGCGGTAGCCCGGCGCGGTCGGGTCGAAGTGCTCCTCGATGGAGAGCACGGCGTCCAGGAAGCGCTCCACCTCGGCCGGCCCATGCTGCTGCTCATAGGCGCGCAAGCGCTCGGCGTGCAGTCGCACCTTCTCGATCATCTTGCGGTCCGTATGGGAAAAGTAGGCGTTGCGCCGAAAGAAGTCGGAGTGACCGAGCACGTGGGCCACCACGAGCTTGTGGGAAAGCATCGAGTTGTTGTCGAACAGGAACGCCTGGGTGGGGTCGGAGTTGAACACGATCTCGTAGATCTTGCTCAGGCCGTATTCATAGCTGGTCTTCTGCCGGTGGTAGTCGCGGCCGAATGTCCAGTGCGAGAACCGGGCCGGAAGGCCGTAGGCGCCGAGCTCGTAGATGACGTGGTCGGGCACCACCTCGAAGTGCGTCGGGTAGGGGTCGAGCCCCATCTGCCGGGCCTTCTCCCAGATGATGTCGATCCAGCGCTCCAGTTCGGCCTTATCGGTATTGTTCATCGCGACCCTCATGGGCGCCGAAGGCGCCGCGTGCCCTGGCGCCCGCCCGGCCTGCGGGCGCGCAAGCATACTACAGGATACGGCGCGCTTCGGGTTCCACGGCTCCCGCCCGCGCGCCAGAGGAAGCCATGCCCGACGTTGAGCGCGGCCCAAGCCGCCGGGAGGTGCTCGCCGCCGCGGCCGCCTGCGCCGCGCCGGCGGCCGACACCGCGACCCCGCGCCCTCGCCGCGTGCCCGTGATCGACATCACCGACCTCTACCATCCGGCGCAGGACCCCGGCGACAACGTGGACCTCATCGCCGCCTATGGCCTGCCCGAGGTGGAACTGCGGGCCGTCGTCCTCGACGTGTCACAGCGCTACCGACGCCCGCATCGCGACGCGATCGACCCCGCCTACAGCGACCCGACCGGGCCCCGCGATGGTGGCTTCATCCCGGTGGCGCAGCTCAACTACATCTTCGGCCGTGACGTGCCCTGCGCGGCAGGCCCGTTTGAGCCGATGCGCCACCCGGGCGACACGATGCGCGACGCGGCGGCCGGCCAGCAGGCCGGCGTCGACCTGCTGCTGCGGGCCCTGCGCGCCTCGCGTGAGCCCGTCGACGTGGTCTCCTTCGGCTCGCTCCGCCCGCTCGCCGTCGCCCTCAACCGCGACCCCGAACTGCTGCGCGCCCGCGTGCGGCGCGTCCACGTGTGCGCGGGCTCGATGCCGGCGCCCTATCTCGAGTGGAACGTCCGCCTCGATCCGCACGCCTTCGTCCGCTTGCTGCGCTCGGAACTGCCGATCGCGCTCTACCCGTGCGCCACGGACGGCGGCGCCTTCGCGCTGGGAGAGCACAACACCTACTGGCGGCTGGCCGACCTGGGCATGCTCCGCCGCCTGCATCCGCGCCTCCAGAGCTACCTGTGCTACGCCCTGGGCCGCTCACAGCGCATCGACTTCCTGAACGCCATCGACGATCCGCCACCTCCCGGAGCGCTCGAGCGCCTCTGCCCACGGCCCCATCACGTCTGGGAGACGGCCGTCTGGACTCAGGTATCCGGCCGCCGCCTCGTGCGCCGCGCCGACGGCACACACCGCCTGCTGTCCGCGGGGGCCATCGGGCCGGGGGACGCAGCGCTGCCTCAGGAGCTGCGACCCGTGTGTTTCGAGGTGAGCGACGCGGGCGACGTGCGGCTCCGGCCCGCGGCCGGCCTCGCCCGCGGGTGGATCTACTGGCGCGGCGACCCCGCCGGGCAGCAGGCCGCGCTCCAGGAGGCCCTGCCCGCGCTCTACACTTCGTTCACGCCGGCCTGACCGCCGCGGCGGCGGCTCGCCGGCCCACCCGGACCGAGAGGAGGCATCGATGACGGACCCCGCACGTGCGCGCCTGACGCACGGCCAGATACTCCAGCTCAAGCGCTGGAACACGCCGACGGTCTACAACGGCTGGGAGCAGATAACGCGCCGTGACAACGCCGGCGACGCGTTCAACATCGAGGAGACCCACGACTTCATGCCGGAGATGGGCCCGATGGTCGGCTACGCCGTCACGCTCGTGATCGAGCCCTCCAGCCCCGAGCACCCGCGCCGCCTGCCGGCGGCCTGGAGCGAGTACCGGCGCTACGTTGCCGACGTTCCCGGACCCAAGATCGCCGTCGTACAGGACCTGGACAGGCCGCGCGTCATCGGCTCGTTCTGGGGAGAGGTCAACTCGAACGCGCACCGCGCGCTCGGCTGCGTGGGCACCATCACGGACGGCGCCATCCGTGATCTGGACGAGATGCGCGACGCGGGCTTCAAGGGGATCGCGCGCCGGCTCTGCGTGGGCCACGCCAACGCGTGGCCGGTACGCTGGGGATGCCCGGTGGAGGTGTTCGGGCGCGAGGTGCTCCCCGGCCAACTCATTCACGCCGACAAGCACGGCTTCCTGGCGGTACCGCCGGAGGACGAGGGCGCGCTGCTGGAAGCCGCACGCTTCATGGACTGCAACGAGTGCGACACCGTCATCGCCGCCGCGCGCGCGGCCCCTGGTCTTCCCGCGAAGGAGGTATTGGCCGCGCTCGACGCAGCTTCCGAGGCGTTCGGCTTGGCCGCGCGGGCGCGCTACGGCGCTCGCGGCGAGTGGTGACGCGCACGGGAACCCGCGCGCCGGCGAGGCGACGGCCGGGAGGCGCCCGCGTCGGCGCCGCGCCGGGCGACGGTCGTCGGCGCGGACCTATGCCGCCA comes from Chthonomonadales bacterium and encodes:
- a CDS encoding RraA family protein, whose amino-acid sequence is MTDPARARLTHGQILQLKRWNTPTVYNGWEQITRRDNAGDAFNIEETHDFMPEMGPMVGYAVTLVIEPSSPEHPRRLPAAWSEYRRYVADVPGPKIAVVQDLDRPRVIGSFWGEVNSNAHRALGCVGTITDGAIRDLDEMRDAGFKGIARRLCVGHANAWPVRWGCPVEVFGREVLPGQLIHADKHGFLAVPPEDEGALLEAARFMDCNECDTVIAAARAAPGLPAKEVLAALDAASEAFGLAARARYGARGEW